The following is a genomic window from Archangium lipolyticum.
GAGCACCGGAGCGCCCCAGGTGGCCAGCCGCGCCTGGGCCCGCTCCAGCCGGGGACCCTCCCGCGCGCGGCGGCGTTGCACCCAGCGCCCCACCGGGCCCCCTCCCCCACGCGCCACCCAGCGCCCCAGGAGGTAGACGGTGATGGCCCCGAGCACGTTGCCCACGGTGGCCACCGCCACGGTCCACGCCGGCTGCACCCCTCCATAGATGAGCGCGGCCAGCACCGCCTCGGAGGGAGCCGGCAGCACGGAGCCCGCCATCACGGCCACGAGGAAGAGCCCGGGCAATCCCCATTCGGCCAGGGTGGAGGAGTCCGGCATGGTCGCGCCCACTTTAGGACGTTCCCGCGCCCGTCCGTACAGCCACGAACTCCCCGTACTCCCGGGAGGGATGGACGCCTGCCTGCCCATTCCTACCTTCTGGCCAACCCCTTCCCCGTACCGAGGTCTCCCATGAAGCCCTTCGTCGTCCTCGCGGCCACGGGCGCCGTGCTCGCCAGTGGACTCTGTCTGGCCCAGTCCGCCAGGTACACCGTGAGAATCCAGGAGCTGTTCCTCCTGCCCGGAGTCTCCACCCCCACCACCAACCAGAGCGCCAGCGGCGAGTGGAAGGACGTGCTCCACACCACCCTGACGACGGCCCAGAAGAAGAACCTCGCGATGAGGGTGGAGCTCGAGGCCGGCCTGCACACGGACGCGCCCACGCGCGGCAGGGCCTTCCCCGGGGAGGTCTCCGCCCGGGGTCAGCTGGAGATCCGTGTGCTGGTGGACGGCACCCAGGTGGCCCCCGGCCCCCTCGTCATCGCCGAGAGCACCCAGCCCCAGATGAACCGCTTCGGAGACCTGCTCTCCAGCTGTGCCGACACCAACGCGGACGGCACCCTCCTCTTCGAGGAGTGCATCTTCACCCTGGAGGAGCAGCGGCGCGTGCTCCGGGCCCTCGACGCCCGCGCGCTCTCCTTCTCCCTGGACGACATCGACACCGGCACGCATGACCTGCGGGTGCAGGCGCGCGTCAGCGTCTCCAGCCAGGGCGCCAGCGGCTCGGCCTCGGCGGGCGCGTGGTTGGGCCGAGGCACCATCAGCCTCGAGGAGGTGCGGCTGGTGAAGAGCTTCGATATCTCCGACTGAGCACCTGGGGTGCGATCGAGGCCACCACGGAGAGCAACTGCGAGGGGTTCAGCGGTTTGGCGAGGTGCACATCGAAGCCCGCGGCCAGGGCACGCCGCCGGTCCTCGCTCCGGGCGAAGGCCGTGAACGCCACCGCGGGGATACGCTCCTCGTTCCGCTCCCGCTCCTGGGCGCGGAGCTGGCGGATCAAGCTGTAGCCATCCTCTCCGGCCATGCCGATGTCCGAGACGAGCACATCGGGCCGGAGGGAGCCGAGCAGCGCCAGGGCCTCCCGGGTGCTCGCCGCGCGAATTACCTGGGCACGGCAGCCCTCCAACACCTCGGAGAGGAGGGCCAGCGTATCCGGCTCGTCCTCCACCACGAGGATGTGAAGTCCCTCCAGGCAAGGTGTCCAGGCCTCCGGGGGCCGAGCGCCCTGTTCCGGCCGGGCCTGAGTGGACGGTGACGGCTCCGGCGCGCATGGCGGGGGATGGGGAAAGGTGACGCGGAAGGTGGCGCCCCGGCCCGGCCCGTCGCTGTGCGCGAACACGGTGCCCCCGTGCATCTCCACCAGGTGACGCACGATGGCCAGCCCCAGACCCAGGCCACCATGGGAGCGCGTGGAGCTGCTGTCGGCCTGGCGGAAGCGCTCGAAGACATGCGGAAGGAAGGACGGGGCGATGCCCTGCCCCGTGTCCTCCACCTCCAGCCGGGCCTCGCCCTCTCCCTGCTCCAGCCGCACCACCACCTGGCCTCCCGAGGGCGTGAACTTGATGGCGTTGGTCAACAGGTTCCACACCACCTGCTGCAAGCGCTCGGCATCCACGGACAGGGGCCCCACACCGGGGGCGACACTCAGGGACAGCCGCACGCCCCGGGCCTCGGCCGCCGGGCGGACCGCGTCGAGCGCCGCCTCCAGCACCGGCAGGGGCTCCAGCGGACGCACGTCCAGCCGCAGCTTCCCGGTGACGATGCGGCTGATGTCCAGCAAGTCCTCGATGAGCTGCGTCTGCGCCCGCGCGTTGCGCTCGATGGTCGCCAGGGCGCGCTGGCGCTTGTCCTCCGGCATCTCGCGCGTGCGCAGCAGCTGGGCCCACCCGAGGATGGAGGTGAGGGGCGTGCGCAGCTCGTGGGACAGCGTGGAGAGGAACTCGTCCTTCATCCGGCTGGCGGACTCGGCTTCCCGGCGGGCCTGGCGCTCGAGGGCCAGCAGGCGCTCCCGCTCCTGTTCCGCCCGGGCCTTCTCCATCGCCACGGAGGCGATGTGGGCCATGGTCTCGATGAGGTGCAGCTCGTGCTCCGTGGGGGCCCGGGGCTCTTTGTAATACATGGCCAGCGTCCCCAGCACCCGCCCTTCCGAGGAGAGGATGGGACCGGACCAGCACGCCTGCAGCCGAAGCACCTTCGCGAAGTCCTGGTAGGGAATCCAGTTGGGGTGCGTGTTGATGTCCGTCACCACCACCATCCGTTTCCAATACGCGGCCGCGCCGCAGGAGCCCACGGTGGGGCCGATGGGCAACCCCTCGACGAGGGCGTTGTAGGCGGGCGGCAGGCTGTCCCCAGCTCCCACGTGGAGGAGGCCAGCGTCATCCAGCAACAACACCGAGGCCATCATCCCCGGGCTCAACAG
Proteins encoded in this region:
- a CDS encoding YqaA family protein, producing MPDSSTLAEWGLPGLFLVAVMAGSVLPAPSEAVLAALIYGGVQPAWTVAVATVGNVLGAITVYLLGRWVARGGGGPVGRWVQRRRAREGPRLERAQARLATWGAPVLLLAWLPVVGDVFVLAAGLVGMRWAPFVAFVTLGKALRYLFVALSVAAASQAGISP
- a CDS encoding hybrid sensor histidine kinase/response regulator; translation: MDHPSASSPGSSDALLGELEALTGLANDKADGRGQVEARLAMQNRLLELVARGTSLPDMLRSITRAIELLSPGMMASVLLLDDAGLLHVGAGDSLPPAYNALVEGLPIGPTVGSCGAAAYWKRMVVVTDINTHPNWIPYQDFAKVLRLQACWSGPILSSEGRVLGTLAMYYKEPRAPTEHELHLIETMAHIASVAMEKARAEQERERLLALERQARREAESASRMKDEFLSTLSHELRTPLTSILGWAQLLRTREMPEDKRQRALATIERNARAQTQLIEDLLDISRIVTGKLRLDVRPLEPLPVLEAALDAVRPAAEARGVRLSLSVAPGVGPLSVDAERLQQVVWNLLTNAIKFTPSGGQVVVRLEQGEGEARLEVEDTGQGIAPSFLPHVFERFRQADSSSTRSHGGLGLGLAIVRHLVEMHGGTVFAHSDGPGRGATFRVTFPHPPPCAPEPSPSTQARPEQGARPPEAWTPCLEGLHILVVEDEPDTLALLSEVLEGCRAQVIRAASTREALALLGSLRPDVLVSDIGMAGEDGYSLIRQLRAQERERNEERIPAVAFTAFARSEDRRRALAAGFDVHLAKPLNPSQLLSVVASIAPQVLSRRYRSSSPAAPPRG